The following proteins are encoded in a genomic region of Mycolicibacterium rutilum:
- a CDS encoding helix-turn-helix domain-containing protein has product MTATADLPQPPAFGTLMKQWRQRRRLSQLDLAVEAEVSARHLSFIETGRASPSRAMVLRLAGVLDVPAREQNRWLLAAGLAPEYTERSLDDPDMAAIADGVERVLHAYNPFPCVVVDRQWRIVRANDGAGLLMDGVAAELLAAPNALRIALHPQGLAPRIRNLGQWRHHLVERLRREVSVSGSAELSALLTEIDSYPGQSDEKHDLGGVAVPLELYTRDGRLLRFLSMVTTFGTARDLTAAELSIEAFLPADEATADALR; this is encoded by the coding sequence GTGACGGCCACCGCGGACCTGCCGCAGCCCCCGGCCTTCGGCACGCTGATGAAGCAATGGCGCCAGCGGCGTCGCCTGAGCCAACTGGACCTGGCGGTCGAGGCCGAGGTGTCGGCCCGGCACCTGAGCTTCATCGAGACCGGTCGCGCCTCCCCGAGCCGGGCGATGGTGTTGCGGCTCGCCGGCGTGCTCGACGTGCCTGCGCGCGAACAGAACCGGTGGCTGCTGGCCGCCGGGCTCGCGCCCGAATACACCGAGCGCTCGCTCGACGATCCGGACATGGCCGCGATCGCCGACGGTGTCGAGCGGGTTCTCCACGCCTACAACCCGTTTCCCTGCGTGGTGGTCGACCGGCAGTGGCGCATCGTGCGCGCCAACGACGGTGCCGGCCTGCTGATGGACGGTGTCGCCGCCGAGCTGCTGGCCGCGCCGAACGCGCTGCGGATCGCGCTGCACCCGCAGGGTCTGGCGCCGCGGATCCGCAACCTCGGCCAGTGGCGCCACCATCTCGTCGAGCGGCTCCGGCGTGAGGTGAGCGTCAGCGGATCGGCCGAACTGTCCGCGCTGCTGACCGAAATCGATTCGTATCCCGGCCAATCCGACGAGAAGCACGACCTCGGCGGCGTCGCGGTGCCGCTCGAGCTCTACACCCGTGACGGTCGCCTGCTGAGGTTCCTGTCGATGGTGACCACCTTCGGCACCGCGCGCGACCTCACCGCCGCCGAACTGTCGATCGAGGCGTTCCTGCCCGCCGACGAGGCGACCGCGGACGCGTTGCGCTGA
- a CDS encoding lipoprotein LpqH: MNTRLVAAATVLLAAGAAGCSAPPAALGGTTAKVTINGKSTGDPHPVRCSQSGWLWTIETPDQGKGFSADLDTGDAVTVRAVTFSDFAGFTGNFWRDNIGEAEVTGNGGKFTITGSADGSFADNPSNAVTATFRIEANC, encoded by the coding sequence ATGAACACTCGACTCGTTGCGGCGGCCACCGTCCTGCTCGCCGCCGGCGCCGCGGGGTGCTCGGCGCCGCCCGCGGCACTCGGCGGCACCACCGCGAAGGTGACGATCAACGGCAAGAGCACCGGTGACCCGCATCCGGTGCGGTGCTCACAGAGCGGCTGGCTGTGGACGATCGAGACGCCCGATCAGGGCAAGGGGTTCAGCGCCGACCTCGACACCGGCGACGCCGTGACGGTCCGGGCGGTCACCTTCTCGGACTTCGCCGGATTCACCGGCAACTTCTGGCGCGACAACATCGGCGAGGCCGAGGTCACCGGCAACGGTGGCAAGTTCACGATCACCGGATCCGCCGACGGCTCGTTCGCCGACAACCCGAGCAACGCGGTCACCGCCACCTTCCGGATCGAAGCCAACTGTTGA
- a CDS encoding nuclear transport factor 2 family protein, with amino-acid sequence MTAQAFRRAVEASDLDAAMAQFSDDVVFRSPVVFTPYQGREALRTILAAVMEVFEDFRYVREIGAPESRDHALMFEARVGDKQLEGCDFIRVDDDGAISELTVMVRPLQATLALAEAMKARLTAG; translated from the coding sequence TTGACGGCGCAGGCGTTCCGCCGGGCCGTCGAGGCCAGTGACCTCGACGCCGCGATGGCGCAGTTCAGCGACGACGTCGTGTTCCGCAGCCCGGTGGTGTTCACCCCGTATCAGGGCCGCGAGGCACTGCGCACCATCCTCGCGGCGGTGATGGAGGTCTTCGAGGACTTCCGGTACGTGCGCGAGATCGGTGCGCCCGAGTCGCGCGACCATGCCCTGATGTTCGAGGCCCGCGTCGGCGACAAGCAACTCGAGGGCTGCGACTTCATCCGGGTCGACGACGACGGTGCGATCAGCGAGCTGACCGTGATGGTGCGACCGCTGCAGGCGACGCTGGCGCTGGCCGAGGCGATGAAGGCCAGGCTGACCGCGGGCTAG
- a CDS encoding FadR/GntR family transcriptional regulator, translating to MALQPVNRRSVPEDVFDQIMSEVLSGAMQPGEALPSERRLAEVLGVSRPAVREALKRLTAAGLIEVRQGDATTVRDFRRHAGLDLLPQLLFRSGELDVSVVRSILETRLHNGPKVAELAAERRTPDLAALLEESVQTLADEDDPVEKQRHALAFWDHVVDGADSIAFRLMYNTLRATYEPALPALAVVMAGEVGRPQAYRVLADAIAAGDPAAARRAAEDLLQPATATLLDALGSLGD from the coding sequence GTGGCGTTGCAACCGGTGAACCGGCGGTCCGTGCCCGAGGACGTGTTCGACCAGATCATGTCCGAGGTGCTCAGCGGCGCGATGCAGCCGGGCGAGGCGCTGCCCAGCGAACGCAGGCTGGCCGAGGTGCTCGGGGTGTCGCGCCCCGCCGTGCGGGAGGCGCTCAAGCGTCTGACGGCGGCGGGCCTGATCGAGGTGCGGCAGGGCGATGCCACGACGGTGCGCGACTTCCGCCGGCACGCCGGGCTCGACCTGTTGCCGCAGCTGCTCTTCCGGTCCGGCGAGCTCGACGTGTCCGTGGTGCGTTCCATCCTCGAGACCCGGCTGCACAACGGCCCCAAGGTCGCCGAACTTGCCGCCGAGCGTCGGACGCCGGACCTGGCGGCGCTGTTGGAGGAGTCGGTGCAGACCTTGGCCGACGAGGACGACCCTGTCGAGAAGCAACGCCATGCCCTGGCGTTCTGGGACCACGTCGTCGACGGTGCCGACTCGATCGCCTTCCGGCTGATGTACAACACCCTGCGCGCGACCTACGAGCCCGCCCTGCCCGCGCTGGCCGTCGTGATGGCCGGTGAGGTCGGCAGACCGCAGGCCTACCGGGTGCTGGCCGACGCGATCGCCGCCGGTGACCCGGCCGCGGCCCGTCGCGCCGCCGAGGATCTTCTGCAACCCGCCACCGCGACGTTGCTCGATGCGCTGGGAAGTTTGGGGGACTGA
- a CDS encoding sterol desaturase family protein, translating into MTTGVRKGFSLTDAQREFWRHPSPWLIGATLVAAVAARIAVGDWQITDAVVPLAMLAVFPFFEWIIHVFVLHWRPKRLGALTIDPLLAREHRAHHSDPRSVPLIFIPWQSLVSWVLPLTVAVGLLAFPRLGMGLTFLVCIGALGLVYEWTHYLIHSDYKPKTRVYRAVWRNHRHHHFKNEHYWFTVTSTGTADRVLGTYPDPATVQNSPTAKNLHAQPV; encoded by the coding sequence ATGACAACCGGTGTCCGCAAGGGCTTTTCGCTCACCGATGCGCAACGCGAATTTTGGCGGCACCCGTCGCCCTGGTTGATCGGCGCGACGCTGGTCGCCGCGGTGGCCGCCCGTATCGCCGTTGGAGACTGGCAGATCACCGACGCGGTCGTCCCGCTGGCGATGCTGGCCGTGTTCCCGTTCTTCGAGTGGATCATCCACGTGTTCGTGCTGCACTGGCGGCCGAAACGGTTGGGCGCGTTGACGATCGATCCGCTGCTGGCTCGCGAGCACCGGGCCCACCACAGCGATCCGCGCAGCGTGCCGCTGATCTTCATCCCGTGGCAGTCGTTGGTCAGCTGGGTGCTGCCGCTGACGGTGGCCGTCGGTTTGCTCGCGTTTCCGCGGCTCGGAATGGGGCTGACGTTCCTGGTGTGTATCGGGGCGCTCGGCCTGGTCTACGAGTGGACGCACTACCTGATCCACAGCGACTACAAGCCGAAAACGCGTGTCTACCGCGCTGTCTGGCGCAACCACCGGCATCATCACTTCAAGAACGAGCACTACTGGTTCACGGTGACCAGCACGGGCACTGCGGACCGGGTGCTGGGCACCTACCCCGACCCCGCCACCGTGCAGAACTCCCCGACTGCGAAGAACCTGCACGCGCAACCGGTGTGA
- a CDS encoding L,D-transpeptidase, whose product MLATASLAVLALAGSTATSAAGIPSPTAGASIDPAGQTVGVAHPITVTFDHPVRNRTAVEQSIDVSSPDTPDGTITWLSDRELQWNPTRFWPAHSTITVTAGNTKASFQTGASVVSVADIDAHTFTVSIDGEVAREMPASMGKAKFPTPTGTFRVLGKEDVVIMDSRTIGIPLDDPEGYKLTVYDAVRITWGGVYVHGAPWSTGSQGYANVSHGCINLSPDNADWYYNTVGVGDPVIVQA is encoded by the coding sequence ATGCTCGCCACAGCGAGCCTCGCGGTCCTCGCCCTGGCGGGATCCACCGCGACGAGCGCGGCGGGCATCCCGTCACCGACCGCCGGGGCCAGCATCGATCCCGCCGGACAGACGGTGGGGGTGGCCCATCCGATCACCGTGACGTTCGACCACCCCGTGCGCAACCGCACCGCCGTCGAGCAGAGCATCGACGTGTCCTCACCGGACACCCCGGACGGCACCATCACCTGGCTCAGTGACCGTGAACTGCAATGGAATCCGACGCGGTTCTGGCCCGCGCATTCGACCATCACGGTCACCGCGGGCAACACGAAGGCCAGTTTCCAGACCGGGGCATCGGTGGTCAGCGTCGCCGACATCGACGCCCACACGTTCACCGTCAGCATCGACGGCGAGGTGGCGCGCGAAATGCCCGCATCGATGGGCAAGGCGAAGTTCCCGACACCGACCGGAACGTTCCGGGTGCTCGGCAAAGAGGACGTGGTGATCATGGACTCGCGCACCATCGGCATCCCGCTCGACGACCCCGAGGGCTACAAGCTCACGGTGTACGACGCGGTCCGCATCACCTGGGGCGGGGTCTATGTACACGGCGCCCCCTGGTCGACCGGGTCGCAGGGGTATGCCAACGTCAGCCACGGCTGCATCAACCTCAGCCCCGACAACGCCGACTGGTACTACAACACCGTGGGCGTCGGCGACCCGGTGATCGTGCAGGCCTGA
- a CDS encoding Pr6Pr family membrane protein, with protein MTAPGPGPSALRLVLRIAVIAAVVLALAVVEVSSRSGVTWRLVTFTYQANVLAAAYYLWTLASPRADARVGLRGAVVLYVLLAGVTWNLLLTNYSMGYTVANILLHVVVPVLALSDWLLVGRGAGRVRWWQPLVWLAYPAAYAVVALVVLNRMGRRAPYYFLDPDQVGVPAVAANIGVLGAAVLVVGYLLLAVNRLATPARIDAT; from the coding sequence GTGACCGCACCGGGCCCGGGGCCGTCGGCCCTGCGGCTGGTGCTGCGGATCGCGGTCATCGCCGCCGTGGTGCTGGCGTTGGCCGTCGTCGAGGTGTCGTCGCGATCGGGAGTGACCTGGCGGCTGGTCACGTTCACCTACCAGGCCAATGTGCTCGCGGCCGCCTATTACCTGTGGACGCTGGCTTCACCGCGCGCCGACGCCAGGGTCGGGCTGCGCGGGGCTGTCGTGCTCTATGTGCTTCTCGCCGGGGTGACCTGGAACCTGCTGCTGACCAACTACAGCATGGGATACACGGTGGCCAACATCCTCCTGCACGTCGTCGTGCCCGTACTGGCGCTGTCGGACTGGCTGCTGGTCGGCCGCGGCGCGGGCCGGGTGCGGTGGTGGCAGCCGCTGGTGTGGCTGGCGTATCCGGCGGCTTACGCGGTCGTGGCGCTGGTCGTGCTCAACCGGATGGGCCGGCGCGCCCCGTACTACTTCCTCGACCCCGACCAGGTGGGTGTGCCGGCGGTGGCCGCCAACATCGGTGTGCTCGGCGCCGCGGTGCTCGTCGTGGGCTACCTGTTGCTGGCCGTGAACCGGCTCGCCACCCCGGCGCGTATCGACGCGACGTGA
- a CDS encoding DUF7159 family protein, whose protein sequence is MDAVLGLSVTPSAVGLVLVEGPDADGATVDRDAIYPGRRSTPRQTSDEAAAAVLRSEALAVERGHRIRSIGVTWSDDANLEATLLLRSLSQCGFDNVVPVRLPEASEALAWGVADVIGNDVTAVCVVESHTVIALVVHTGEGAVQTAVNHSIADEEALVRWLHTVFAKADWRPEALVLVGSGSGLDALMPRLEDVLAVPVFAPAEAELALARGAALAAAHTGEVTLSPRDERAADRRPKAGARAATVTAPLALLAAGTVTFVVSVSAALSMQLGPGRDMAPSPAAKSSPDVPVAAPRPVASPAPVALPVAPPAEVAPPLVEPPAELPAEPPVAIETAPPPDSAVLAPEVPVGGIPGAPVLPPESMAPGLVPAQPTPVPERRGFLQRIRDRFSNAGDNAPAAPAPVDPALAPPPVDPALAPPPDPALAAPPAPVPPPPEAVLPPPPPPEAPPLLPPP, encoded by the coding sequence GTGGACGCCGTACTTGGCTTGTCGGTGACACCATCAGCCGTCGGCCTGGTCCTCGTCGAGGGGCCGGACGCCGACGGCGCCACCGTCGACCGCGACGCCATCTATCCGGGGCGGCGGTCGACGCCACGCCAGACCTCCGACGAGGCCGCCGCGGCGGTGCTGCGATCCGAGGCGCTGGCCGTCGAGCGTGGCCACCGGATCCGTTCGATCGGCGTGACGTGGAGCGACGACGCGAACCTCGAGGCCACGCTGCTGCTGCGATCGCTGAGCCAATGCGGCTTCGACAACGTGGTCCCGGTTCGGCTGCCGGAGGCATCCGAGGCGTTGGCGTGGGGAGTCGCCGACGTCATCGGCAACGACGTGACCGCGGTGTGCGTGGTCGAATCCCACACGGTGATCGCGCTAGTCGTGCACACCGGCGAAGGCGCCGTGCAGACGGCGGTGAACCACTCGATCGCCGACGAGGAGGCGCTGGTCCGCTGGCTGCACACGGTGTTCGCCAAGGCCGACTGGCGGCCCGAGGCGCTGGTGCTGGTGGGCTCCGGCTCGGGTCTCGACGCGCTCATGCCGCGGCTCGAAGACGTGCTGGCGGTGCCGGTGTTCGCGCCCGCCGAGGCGGAACTGGCGCTGGCCCGCGGCGCGGCGCTCGCGGCGGCACACACCGGCGAGGTGACGCTGAGCCCCCGCGACGAGCGGGCCGCAGACCGGCGCCCGAAGGCCGGTGCCCGCGCGGCCACCGTGACCGCCCCGCTGGCACTGCTGGCCGCAGGCACTGTCACATTCGTCGTCTCGGTCTCGGCGGCGCTGAGCATGCAGTTAGGGCCCGGCCGGGACATGGCACCCAGTCCGGCCGCCAAGTCCTCACCCGACGTACCCGTCGCCGCGCCGCGCCCGGTCGCGTCGCCGGCACCGGTGGCGCTGCCCGTCGCGCCGCCCGCCGAGGTGGCGCCTCCGCTGGTCGAACCGCCGGCCGAACTTCCTGCCGAGCCACCTGTCGCGATCGAGACCGCACCGCCGCCCGACAGCGCGGTGCTCGCGCCCGAGGTGCCGGTCGGGGGCATTCCCGGTGCGCCCGTCCTGCCGCCCGAGTCGATGGCCCCGGGGCTCGTCCCCGCACAGCCCACGCCGGTGCCCGAGCGACGCGGATTCTTGCAGCGCATCAGGGACCGGTTCTCGAACGCCGGCGACAACGCGCCGGCCGCGCCGGCGCCGGTCGATCCCGCGCTGGCACCGCCGCCGGTCGATCCCGCGCTGGCACCGCCGCCGGATCCCGCGCTGGCGGCGCCGCCCGCACCGGTTCCGCCGCCGCCCGAGGCCGTTCTTCCCCCACCACCGCCGCCGGAGGCACCGCCGCTGCTGCCGCCGCCGTGA
- a CDS encoding peptide MFS transporter, with protein sequence MASVERTQDRPGGRTIFGHPMGLANLFGVELWERFSFYGMLTILGYYLYYSATEGGLELSKATATGIVGAYGGLVYLSTVLGGWIADRILGMERTVFYGGVVVMFGHLALAVVPGIVGVAAGLVLVALGSGALKANASSLLGTLYDKGDPRCDGGFTLFYLGINLGAFVGPLITGLLQTRIGFHYGFGAAAIGMALGLAQYVVFRRNLGDHGRHVPNPLPRNMFGRVAAIAAAGIVVIAAAFAIGLVTLSNLSQVTTAVIVAASIAYFAVMLTSAKVQPVERVRVRAFIPLFVANAVFWSLFQQIFTVLAVYSDERMNWSIFGWTAPSNWIGSIEPVWIIALSPVFAMLWTRLGNRAPTTPRKFAYGVIGMGVAFLLFLPMAGTTGRAVPALYIVGVMAIFAISELMLSPIGLSVTTKLAPEAFRAQMMALYFFSVGLGTSMSGVLAGYYDPAREFAYFGIIGAVAIAAGVVVFALAPWISRQMEGVH encoded by the coding sequence ATGGCATCAGTCGAGCGCACGCAGGACCGCCCGGGCGGTCGGACCATCTTCGGGCATCCGATGGGGCTGGCCAACCTGTTCGGCGTCGAGTTGTGGGAGCGGTTCTCCTTCTACGGGATGCTGACGATCCTCGGCTACTACCTCTATTACTCGGCCACCGAAGGTGGGCTGGAGCTGTCGAAAGCCACGGCAACCGGCATCGTCGGTGCCTACGGCGGCCTGGTGTATCTGTCGACGGTGCTCGGCGGCTGGATCGCCGACCGGATCCTCGGCATGGAGCGCACCGTGTTTTACGGCGGTGTGGTGGTGATGTTCGGCCACCTCGCGCTGGCGGTGGTGCCGGGGATCGTGGGCGTCGCCGCCGGCTTGGTGCTCGTCGCACTCGGATCAGGTGCCCTCAAAGCCAATGCGTCGTCGTTGCTGGGAACCCTCTACGACAAGGGCGACCCGCGCTGCGACGGCGGGTTCACGCTGTTCTACCTGGGCATCAACCTCGGCGCATTCGTCGGACCGCTGATCACCGGACTGTTGCAGACTCGCATCGGTTTCCACTACGGGTTCGGCGCCGCCGCCATCGGTATGGCACTCGGGCTCGCACAGTACGTGGTGTTCCGGCGCAACCTTGGCGACCACGGACGTCATGTACCGAACCCGTTGCCCCGCAACATGTTCGGGCGTGTCGCCGCGATCGCGGCGGCGGGCATCGTGGTGATCGCGGCGGCCTTCGCGATCGGTCTGGTCACCCTGTCGAACCTGTCGCAGGTCACCACCGCGGTGATCGTGGCCGCGTCGATCGCCTACTTCGCCGTGATGCTGACCAGTGCGAAGGTGCAGCCCGTCGAACGGGTCCGGGTTCGGGCGTTCATCCCGCTGTTCGTCGCCAATGCGGTTTTCTGGTCGCTGTTTCAGCAGATCTTCACCGTGCTCGCGGTCTATTCCGATGAGCGGATGAACTGGTCGATCTTCGGCTGGACCGCGCCGTCAAACTGGATCGGCTCCATCGAGCCGGTGTGGATCATCGCGCTCTCACCGGTGTTCGCGATGCTGTGGACGCGACTGGGCAACCGCGCACCCACGACACCGCGCAAGTTCGCCTACGGGGTGATCGGCATGGGCGTGGCGTTCCTGCTCTTCCTCCCGATGGCGGGCACCACGGGCAGAGCCGTCCCGGCGCTCTACATCGTCGGTGTGATGGCGATTTTCGCGATCAGCGAGCTGATGCTGTCGCCGATCGGTCTGTCGGTCACCACCAAGCTTGCGCCCGAGGCGTTTCGCGCGCAGATGATGGCGCTGTACTTCTTCTCGGTCGGCTTGGGCACGTCGATGTCGGGTGTGCTGGCCGGTTACTACGACCCGGCGCGCGAGTTCGCCTACTTCGGCATCATCGGGGCGGTCGCGATCGCGGCCGGAGTGGTGGTCTTCGCGTTGGCGCCGTGGATCAGTCGCCAGATGGAAGGCGTGCACTGA
- a CDS encoding threonine ammonia-lyase, with amino-acid sequence MELVTIEDIEQAAARIRAFVLRTPLLPAPWAGDDERPLWIKPENLQSIGAFKVRGAFNAIGRLDESVRTRGVVAYSSGNHAQAVAYAAAVYAIPAHIVMPEETPAVKVAATRGHGARVVLCGAGQRERVAAEVVEETGGVLIPPFDHPDIIAGQGTIGLEIAEDLPTVDTVLVPVSGGGLASGIGTAVKALCPSARVIGVEPELAADTAQAFRVGHRVDWSIEDRNRTIADGLRSQPSELTFTHLQNVLDEVVTVTEDQIRSAVAELVFRAHLVAEPSGAVALAAYRAMDFPPGRTVVIVSGGNVEPALLREILAG; translated from the coding sequence GTGGAGCTGGTGACGATCGAGGATATCGAGCAGGCCGCCGCCCGGATCCGTGCGTTCGTGCTGCGGACCCCGCTGCTCCCGGCGCCCTGGGCCGGCGACGACGAGCGGCCGCTGTGGATCAAGCCGGAGAATCTGCAGTCGATCGGCGCGTTCAAGGTACGCGGCGCCTTCAACGCGATCGGGCGCCTCGACGAGTCGGTGCGGACCAGGGGAGTGGTCGCCTATTCGAGCGGCAACCACGCGCAGGCGGTGGCCTATGCGGCTGCGGTCTACGCGATTCCGGCGCACATCGTCATGCCCGAGGAGACGCCCGCGGTGAAGGTCGCCGCCACCCGCGGGCACGGCGCGCGGGTCGTGCTGTGCGGAGCCGGCCAGCGGGAACGGGTGGCCGCCGAAGTCGTCGAGGAGACCGGTGGCGTGTTGATTCCGCCGTTCGACCACCCCGACATCATCGCCGGGCAGGGCACCATCGGGCTGGAGATCGCCGAGGATCTGCCCACCGTCGACACGGTGCTGGTGCCCGTCAGCGGCGGCGGGCTGGCCTCGGGGATCGGCACGGCGGTCAAGGCGTTGTGTCCCTCGGCGCGGGTGATCGGCGTGGAACCGGAACTCGCCGCCGACACCGCGCAGGCGTTTCGGGTCGGCCATCGGGTCGACTGGTCCATCGAGGACCGCAACCGCACCATCGCCGACGGGCTGCGCTCACAACCGTCCGAACTGACATTCACCCACCTACAGAATGTGCTCGACGAGGTGGTCACGGTGACCGAGGACCAGATCCGTTCGGCGGTCGCCGAATTGGTGTTCCGAGCCCATCTGGTCGCGGAGCCCAGCGGCGCGGTCGCGTTGGCTGCCTACCGAGCCATGGACTTTCCGCCGGGCCGGACGGTCGTCATCGTGTCCGGCGGCAATGTCGAACCGGCGCTGCTGCGGGAGATCCTGGCGGGGTAG
- the speB gene encoding agmatinase, whose amino-acid sequence MGDDHDHRRELPPGMAEQLDLAYAGLASFGHRPFLTEAEQLDSWRPDVAIVGAPFDISTTNRPGARFGPRAIRATAYEPGTYHMDLGLEIFDWLEVVDFGDAYCPHGQTEISHANIRERVHTVASRGIVPVVLGGDHSITWPAATAVADVHGYGNVGIVHFDAHADTADEIEGNLASHGTPMRRLIESGAVPGANFVQVGLRGYWPPRDTFEWMLEQRMTWHTMQEIWERGFKDVMRDAVAEALDKADKLYVSVDIDVLDPAHAPGTGTPEPGGITTADLLRMVRQLCYEHDVAGVDVVEVAPAYDHAELTVNAAHRVVFEALGGMAARRRDAAQEKPGPPAR is encoded by the coding sequence ATGGGGGACGATCACGACCATCGCCGCGAACTTCCCCCCGGCATGGCCGAACAACTCGATCTGGCATATGCGGGCCTGGCGTCCTTCGGGCACCGCCCGTTCCTGACCGAGGCCGAACAACTCGACTCATGGCGCCCCGACGTCGCGATCGTCGGCGCACCGTTCGACATCTCGACGACCAATCGCCCTGGCGCCCGGTTCGGTCCGCGCGCCATCAGGGCGACGGCCTACGAGCCAGGGACCTACCACATGGACCTCGGCCTGGAGATCTTCGACTGGCTGGAGGTCGTCGACTTCGGCGACGCGTACTGCCCGCACGGGCAGACCGAGATCTCCCACGCCAACATCCGCGAGCGCGTGCACACCGTGGCGTCCCGCGGCATCGTGCCGGTCGTGCTCGGCGGCGACCACTCGATCACCTGGCCGGCCGCGACCGCGGTGGCCGACGTGCACGGCTACGGCAATGTCGGCATCGTGCACTTCGACGCGCACGCCGACACCGCCGACGAGATCGAAGGCAACCTCGCCAGCCACGGCACCCCGATGCGCAGGCTCATCGAGTCCGGGGCCGTGCCGGGCGCCAACTTCGTGCAGGTCGGCCTGCGCGGCTACTGGCCGCCGCGAGACACCTTCGAGTGGATGCTCGAACAACGCATGACATGGCACACCATGCAGGAGATCTGGGAACGCGGCTTCAAAGACGTGATGCGCGACGCCGTCGCCGAGGCGCTGGACAAGGCAGACAAGCTGTACGTGTCGGTCGACATCGACGTGCTCGACCCGGCGCACGCCCCGGGCACCGGAACACCCGAGCCGGGCGGCATCACCACCGCCGACCTGCTCCGCATGGTGCGCCAACTCTGCTACGAACACGACGTCGCCGGTGTCGACGTGGTCGAGGTGGCACCCGCCTACGACCACGCCGAGTTGACCGTCAACGCCGCGCATCGGGTGGTGTTCGAGGCGCTGGGCGGGATGGCCGCGCGCCGCCGCGACGCGGCCCAGGAGAAGCCCGGCCCACCCGCGCGCTGA
- a CDS encoding thiol-disulfide oxidoreductase DCC family protein — protein sequence MAGTLYFDGNCGMCTRAVYFIQNLDRTGALRTAPLQGDGVAERLGVAPARILDAARWLDADGTVYESAEAMNAAVSAALGRRWPLQIYRLPGIRALQDAVYRYVAGHRYRFPGTTPHCESHPVAC from the coding sequence ATGGCCGGAACCCTGTACTTCGACGGCAACTGCGGGATGTGCACCCGGGCGGTGTACTTCATCCAGAACCTGGACCGCACCGGAGCGCTGCGAACCGCACCGCTGCAGGGCGACGGTGTCGCCGAGCGGCTCGGCGTCGCGCCGGCCCGAATCCTGGACGCCGCGCGCTGGCTGGACGCCGACGGCACGGTCTACGAAAGCGCCGAGGCGATGAACGCCGCGGTGTCGGCGGCGCTGGGAAGGCGCTGGCCGCTGCAGATCTACCGACTTCCCGGGATCCGCGCACTGCAGGACGCGGTGTACCGCTACGTGGCCGGGCACCGCTACCGCTTCCCCGGTACGACTCCGCACTGCGAATCGCACCCGGTCGCCTGCTGA
- a CDS encoding GNAT family N-acetyltransferase — MTTAVELRPARPQDLPAIGRIYAHYVENTVATFELTPPGPAEWSRRLEAIAAAGLPFITATVDGEVAGYAYCGPWKSRPAYRRTVEDSVYVAPDAHGRGIGGRLVDELLTRCARAGARQVIAVIVDADGAASVALHRNRGFVEAGRLHAVGFKHDRWLDTVLLQRSLIG; from the coding sequence GTGACGACCGCCGTCGAACTGCGCCCGGCGCGGCCGCAGGACCTGCCCGCGATCGGCCGGATCTACGCGCACTACGTCGAAAACACCGTCGCCACATTCGAACTCACACCGCCAGGCCCCGCCGAGTGGAGTCGCCGCTTGGAAGCGATCGCGGCCGCCGGCCTGCCGTTCATCACCGCCACCGTCGACGGTGAGGTCGCGGGCTACGCGTACTGCGGCCCGTGGAAATCCCGGCCTGCCTACCGGCGCACGGTCGAGGATTCGGTGTATGTGGCACCGGACGCGCACGGGCGTGGCATCGGCGGCCGGCTCGTCGACGAACTGCTCACCCGGTGCGCACGAGCGGGTGCCCGTCAGGTCATCGCCGTCATCGTCGACGCCGACGGAGCGGCTTCGGTTGCGCTGCACCGCAACCGCGGGTTCGTCGAGGCGGGCCGCCTGCATGCCGTCGGCTTCAAGCACGACCGGTGGCTCGACACCGTGCTGCTGCAACGCAGCCTGATCGGTTGA